The Brachionichthys hirsutus isolate HB-005 unplaced genomic scaffold, CSIRO-AGI_Bhir_v1 contig_1483, whole genome shotgun sequence genomic interval aaacctcatccgggcccattcgatgttctcctgcaacttcctcagcagccgtcttgtgcatggaatggttgaAGTTAGAGTTGTCATATCATCCAGGTATGCCCTAATGGGCGGGAGGcgcaagcctggttttagccgctctcctcccaccacccatcgagatgcacggataatgacttccatggccatggtgaagacgagtggggaaatggtgcatcctgccatgatgcccacctccagatgctgccaagctgtggtgtactctgctgttaacaggcatatctgcacgtctcggaagtaggccctgacgagggcagtgataacatctggaacttgaaaatagctaaatgccgaccataagatgttgtgtggaaccgagccaaaggcattggccaaatcaaggaaaacaacatggaggtctcttccatccctttttgcagcctggacttggtgccatatcatgctcaggtgctccatgcacccgggaaagcctggcatccccgctttctgcacagatgtgtcaatgaagttgttcacttccagatagttggtcagcctgtgagccactacactgaagaagatttgaccctctacattcaggagactgatttggcggaactggctaatatcagtagagtccttttcctttgggatcaggatgctccctgccctCCGCCAGGCTGTTGGTATCGTCTGCTTCAGCCATACCAGCCTCATCGGTCGCCATAGGAAACGCAGGACATCTGGTGCATACTTATAGAGTTTGTATGGCACCCCGTTGAGCCCTGGGGAGGATGcaatgtaaatgcaatgtgtgtaaataatgtggcgcgccggtgcagctgtgtgattgtagtggaagtacacaacgagaaaaatgtggccgttgtgttgcagtctttcttatattaaactgcaagttcacaatttaaagcttgcctatattcttggtggacttattaaaactttttggacaaataatgttaaattcccttttatttataactttgatagtaccacgtatagtgatacgttttaattgctgatgcagtttattgatttttaaatgctctggaaaaaatatcctgtgttgtacacgattgaggtgatgcaacacccagtagtgcgtaagtgtgtgtttgtacattatttctaaagccgtggtgtcataaatgatagtattatgaggggtatttattcaagtcggactaagtaggacttcactgaaggcctaggagTAAAATGCACGGCCCGCCACTGGgtccttcacctcctttccacattctctccatcactctgctctgttgacccgaggtacctgaagtcctctcccttctttacgtctcttccttgtagcttcactgtcccccccgggaccttctcatgtacacacatgtactctgttttactgctgctcaccttcattcctctcttttctagagcagacctccacttctctagattctcctctacctgcagatcacaatgtcatctgcaaacatcatattccaaggagcttcctgtctcacctcatctgttagtccagtgtttcccaacctttttgaGCCACGGCacattgtttacatttacaaaatcctgcggcacaccagcaaccaaaataacacaaaatcacactaacacagtacatattagattagatgacctttattatcagacatatagttaataatatagtataataacttaatgtatttatacttagtgggaaaactggggctgtttggatgaacacaaaatggatatcctgcagtaatggtagaaagacacacacgaagctcttcctcatcagctctcagtctctctctgtttttagtttttatcgccgtcaagcttgagaagctcagctcacacagatatgtggttgaaaacgggagcaatgtcagaatagctttgttggctagaacggggaactccttggcagaacagataaccagaaactgtccaaaggaagatcagcaaagtttagctttaacagaaataaaatgacaacttctcctcaagagttttcaaatgtgggccaatcacctcgctcattgcagcagtgttcccatcatgcagtttctcggtgagtgggaacatctcaagGTTCTCACGCTGCACCTTTAAACGGAATCCGGTTATTTGATCAGTGCTTgtaagcaggttttcatttcggccttgcatccgagtgttcagttcattcagatgatgaaatatatcagaCAGGTACGCCGGCTTTGAGTAATCGGATCTCTCGTTTGTAGTTTGTAGCTCATACACACGGGCCAGCACTTTGCCGTGCAACAGCCACCGGACCTCTTCTCAAAaacttctccatcactgtcacttgctcgtcttgctgtgatcccaaactgccactgaggatgaccctccttaaAGGGGAACAGAAGCACTCACAAAGTGTGTCGTAcccaaaagccaaagcatgaagaactggtttttgggaaatatttgttttctgttttttaataaatgcgttttttttttttaaatctgccacGTTGTAAATGCAGAGCAGTTGCGTGAtgttcattttgaaatgtgcgctcttattttgtagtgtcTAAACTCATTGAGTCTTTCTCCTCAGCACATTTGCTCTCTTGTAAATTTGGGTCAGTATTTTAAATGGCTTTATCCAACCAGGACTGTTGTCAGAGACGTCTGTCTCAGAGACACTCAAGTCTACAACGCAAAGACTGAGAAATGGGCTCTGAAAGCAGCTGGAAATAGTTGCTATGAGGACACACGGGAGGGGGTTGACGGAGATCCCCCCCCAGCACCACAATGCTTTAATTACCTCATGACGAGTGACATCTAGAGCATCTCTGTTTGCACTGTAAAGCCATGAATCCAGCAGCCGGCTTCAGTTACCACATCAGACTGTTAAGAGCAGCCCTGGCATGAAGAGAGCACACGACTAGAgggcgccccctgcaggaggaATCGTTACCCTGCAGCTCCCAGTGAATGGGGAGAGAACAGGGGGACATGCTCaacaagagaagagaagagaagagaagagaattcagttttatttctgtagcgccagatcacaacataaagtcatctcaaggcactttacaggattagcaggaaaagacctgcagggaaacacagaacccaacttgacccacaagagcaacggaggcaaggaaaaacttccctttaacgggcagaaaccttggacagaacctaggctcatggtggacggccatctgtctgaccggctgggttgagagagagagagagagagagagagagagagagagagagaggatggcaggtcggagacaagtcaaaaacaaggagatggataggaagTGATAACGAgacagaacaggagcagacaaaaacaaaatgctaatgctagcgatataaagctataaatgctaatgctagcgacataaagctataaatgctaatgctagcgatatggacatcagcgttgagagacacaggtccaggttctgcagcaccacggacagaaggacctgaaagagagagagggacaaacagagggagagagagaacaagactacagggaagagagagagattactgacatatatttataacatgaataatcagataaagggggaggagctcagtgtgtcatgatgttaagccaccaatgctgcctaatgacagcatattgattatattgattactgcatcgattagttataagctttgttaaaaaggaaagtctttaatctactcttgaacatagagatggtgtctgtctcaggaaccaatcagggagctgattccacaataaaggagcttgataactggaagctccgcccccctgtctgctcttggaaatgtttggaaccacgagcaggccagcattttgggaccgcagggttctagtggggcaatatgagataatcatctctgtaaggtaaggaggggcctggccagtgagggctttaaaagtaagtagaaggattttatattcaatccgttccctaacaggaagccaatgcagagacgccagaacaggggaaatgtgttctctcagtctggttcctgttagaacacgagctgctgcattctggattagctggagatgtttaatagacctttttgggcagccggacagtaaggagttgcagtagtccaatTCCTTCCTTttagagaagagaagagaagagaagagtcCCAAACTGGCCTTTGTCTTTGTCATAATGACAGTCAGGCAAGGAGCAAATTCAATAATACATCAATTTCATTGCAATATTGAAATGTTCTTCAGTGTCCAAGAATATTGCCACTTGCTCCTCGGTCGAGCTGCCATCCCGTCGATCTGGAGCGAGTCACCCACTCACCGCCCGTGCGTATGTGAAGACCCGTAATGATGACATCGCTCATCCTGATTTCCATTTCGTTCTTAAGTGATCCAAGTGATCGTTTCATGTCTTCATCTTCACCAGGCGCCTGGACTTTCTGCGGTCCAGTTTCACCAAATACTTCAGCTAGTTCCTTTGTAAAAGTCTTGATTGTCTTTTTAAGGTCCTCAACTTCCTTTGTCAACAAATATGTCTGTATTAGGAAGCTTTTGAAGTTAATTAGGATCATTCTTGCACCTGAAAGGTCACTTTGggtcagtgcttctcaattattttctgttgcgcccccccccaggaagaaaaaaacactcccccccaaaagaaacactcttgtatccttaacatacaaagaaatatgaaaaagaaagaaatatagatgaacttacaacaaagaataactttattaccatttgtttagtctgcaacagaaaatatttgaagtgcatcaatttgcctgaaattttaatccttaaactacaatttatacaattaaataataaattaaattaaataacatcaataaataattaaagccgcaagcggcgttgtaggccctcgccggccgacaggccgttgagctgacccgccgacgcacgccgcttttgtcctgagtgcttcacaagtgtttagatttgagctgcatgagtagtgTCCATGGCGTCAGTGTCGTCTCGTCAGTGTCCATGGCGACGACGCGCGCCACCAGGTAGCCCGGCTCAGCTGAGCGGGGCAGGGCTGTTCCGTTCTTCCACAGGGGGGCCAGCACCAAGGGGGGGTTGTCGTTCTGATCCACTATGATGACGTTGACCATGGCGTTGGACGCGAGCTCGGGGGTCCCCGAGTCCCGGGCCTGCACCACGAAGACGAAGCCTTTCAGCTGCTCGTAGTCGAAGGACCGCAGAGCGTACAGGAAGCCCGTCTCCTCGTCGACGGACACGTAGGTTTGGACGGACACGTCCCGGACGGCGCTCTCTAATATGGAGTAGCTGATGAGCGCGTTGGGCCCGAGGTCCGGGTCCAGAGCCGCCACAGCGTGGATGTACGCGCCGGGCACGTTGTTCTCCGTCACGTGCACGTCGTACACGCGCTGCGTGAAGGTGGGCGCGTTGTCGTTCTCGTCCGACACCCGGTCCCGGATGGACTTGCTGCTGGCGAGCGACGGCTGCCCGTTGCCCCGGGCGACCACGGTCACTCCCAAACAAGGACTTGAGTCTGAAGGGGACCTCACCGAGGACCTCCACGTCCAGCTGCCCGTTGTCCGCCGCGTCCCGGTCCATCACGCTCAGCAGCGCGATGACGGTTCCGGGCGCGGCGCCTTCCCCGACGGACTCGGTGACGGTGCTGAAGGTGATTTCCGGCGCGTTGTCGTTCACGACGGTGACCCTGATGAGCACCTTGCACTGCGTGGGCACCGCGTTCGGACCCAAGACCCGGGCCTGGACGAAGACCTGATGCTGGCTGCTCTCCTCGTAGTCCAGCTGCGCGCGCGCCCACGCTGAACAGCTCCTTGACGCGGTTGTGGGCGTGGCTGCTGAAGGAGTACTGGACCTCCCCGTTTGGGCCCTCGTCCCGGTCGGTCGCGTTGAGCTGGAGGACCAGCGTGCCCGCGGGCGCGTTCTCGGGGAGGCTCACGGTGTAGACCGGCTGCTCGAACGCCGGCGCGTTGTCGTTGGAGTCCGTCACCTTGACCACCAGCAGGGCGGTTCCGGTCCAGGGCGGCTGGCCGCCGTCCACCGCGGTCAGCACGTACCGGTGCGCCGCCTGCTGCTCCCGGTCCAGAGGCTGCTCCAGAACCAGCTCCGCGGACCTGGTTCCGTCCGGCTGGGTCTGCACGTCCAGGTGGAAGTAGCTGTTGCTGGCGACGTCATACGTGCGCAGCGCGTTGGAGCCCACGTCCGGGTCGAAGGCGCTCTCCAGCGGGAAGCGCGTGCCCGGAGACGCGCTCTCGGAGATCTCCACCGTGACGTCTGCCTCCGGGAAGCTGGGCGGGTTGTCGTTCACGTCCACGAgctccacttccacttccacgcGGAACAGCTCCAGCGGGTTCTCCAGGAACAGCTCCACGGTGAGCCCGCAGATCTGCTCCCGGTCCAGCCGCTCATTGGTGGACAGGGCCCCGGTGTCCAGGTCCACCTCCAGGTAGGGGGACCGGGAACCGGGCACCACCTGGAAGCGGCGCGGGGACAGGCCCAGGTCCTCCGCGAGGTTCCCCACCAACGTGCCGCGTCCCGCCTCCTCCCGCACCGAGTCGCGGATCTGAGAGAACGCGCCGTCAGCCGCGCACAGCGCGATCACGAGCACGAGCATCTCAACGAACGAGCTGCGAGTCCGTCGATCAGCCCAGAGAGCGTGCGCGCGGGGCCTTCACTGGAGGTCACAGCCCGTAGAAGCGGAACCTCCTCCGTGGTTCTGCTGCTCCACATGCGTCCACGTCCACGCACGCTGCTCCTCAGCTGCGAGTCTCCTCGGCTGAGAACTCTCTCCCGGTTGGCTGGCgggctggccccgcccccaggcTTCGGGAGGTCTCTccatctgaaaaagaaaaccgAACCGTGATTTCGGACTCCCTGGGGGGGGTCGAGCTGGAGCCACGCGTGGATCAGAACCCCGACCCGGCTGAGTGGATCAGAACCCCGACCCGTTTGAGTGGAACAGAACCCCGACCCGGTGGATGCATGAAGGCGCTGGCATCACatccagaagctgcaggagattCTCCCGCCTGCAGGCCACGTGTGACGGCTAGCGGGAGCTGCTgggtggtgatgaagatgaagatgaatatattattaatgttagagcagtacaagtagtcaaacagtagcatgtattacagtacaagtacagtcaaaggtGTGAAGGTAGCACGCGTGGTATTTCATATATAAATATTCGCTACCAGTCAGAGcagaaggtgaaacgtcttcaagccAAGTTGATTCGTTTCTGGGAGGTTATAAACGTTGTACATCTTCCTCGTGCCCACATCAACCCTGTTCAAAGTTGGACCTTTTTTCTACCTTTAGAAAACTATAtgcaagagagaaaaagaaaactgaaccGTGATTTCTGTCAATCGGACTCCCGGGGGGGTCGAGCTGGAGCCACGCGTGGATCAGAACCCCGACCCGGCTGAGTGGATCAGAACCCCGCCCGGTTGAGTGGATCAGAACGTTTATAACCCTCAGAGAGACATCATCTTTACTCACCCATTGTCCCTTCATCATTTACCTTTCACAGTAATTCAAGCCCTTTCGTGCCCAGCTCACTTCCCCCTGGAGACCTCACCGAGGTTGGAGGATGGGTGGAGAGGTCAAGTTCAGGCACCTTCAGGGCTGAGAACCCTCAGTAGGCAGGAGAGCCCTCAGTATAATAAtactgcattgattttataaagCTCTCTTCTggatactcaaagacgcttcacattgtatTA includes:
- the LOC137915671 gene encoding LOW QUALITY PROTEIN: protocadherin-10-like (The sequence of the model RefSeq protein was modified relative to this genomic sequence to represent the inferred CDS: inserted 4 bases in 2 codons); protein product: MLVLVIALCAADGAFSQIRDSVREEAGRGTLVGNLAEDLGLSPRRFQVVPGSRSPYLEVDLDTGALSTNERLDREQICGLTVELFLENPLELFRVEVEVELVDVNDNPPSFPEADVTVEISESASPGTRFPLESAFDPDVGSNALRTYDVASNSYFHLDVQTQPDGTRSAELVLEQPLDREQQAAHRYVLTAVDGGQPPWTGTALLVVKVTDSNDNAPAFEQPVYTVSLPENAPAGTLVLQLNATDRDEGPNGEVQYSFSSHAHNRVKELFSVGARXQLDYEESSQHQVFVQARVLGPNAVPTQCKVLIRVTVVNDNAPEITFSTVTESVGEGAAPGTVIALLSVMDRDAADNGQLDVEVLGEVPFRLKSLFXGVTVVARGNGQPSLASSKSIRDRVSDENDNAPTFTQRVYDVHVTENNVPGAYIHAVAALDPDLGPNALISYSILESAVRDVSVQTYVSVDEETGFLYALRSFDYEQLKGFVFVVQARDSGTPELASNAMVNVIIVDQNDNPPLVLAPLWKNGTALPRSAEPGYLVARVVAMDTDETTLTPWTLLMQLKSKHL